Proteins found in one Litorihabitans aurantiacus genomic segment:
- a CDS encoding MBL fold metallo-hydrolase, whose protein sequence is MRLTVVGCSGSMPGPGSAASSYLVQSDGTAPSPGDAAANRTWNVLLDLGSGAFGPLQTLLQPHDVDAVLLSHLHPDHCADLTALAVWLRYGPGSVLGTGGAVPPERRVRVIGPAGTAERLAELSMEMPGDVAATFDVETVADGDELAVGPLRVAAHEVRHPVTAFAYRLTGPDGEVLTYTGDTDSCDGVERAAAGADLLLSEAAFTDGVDEVRGIHLTGSRAGALARDAGVRRLLLTHLQPWADPERIRDDAAAVYDGPVALARAGQVDQVLAHS, encoded by the coding sequence ATGAGGCTGACGGTGGTCGGCTGCTCCGGCTCGATGCCGGGCCCCGGGTCGGCCGCCTCGTCCTACCTCGTCCAGTCCGACGGCACCGCTCCCTCGCCGGGCGACGCGGCAGCCAACCGCACCTGGAACGTGCTGCTCGACCTCGGCTCGGGCGCCTTCGGACCGCTGCAGACCCTCCTGCAGCCGCACGACGTCGACGCGGTGCTCCTCAGCCACCTGCACCCCGACCACTGCGCCGACCTGACGGCCCTGGCCGTCTGGCTGCGCTACGGGCCGGGCAGCGTGCTGGGCACCGGCGGTGCCGTCCCGCCCGAGCGGCGGGTGCGGGTCATCGGGCCGGCGGGCACGGCGGAGCGCCTCGCGGAGCTCTCGATGGAGATGCCCGGGGACGTGGCGGCGACGTTCGACGTCGAGACCGTGGCCGACGGCGACGAGCTCGCCGTGGGCCCCCTGCGCGTCGCCGCGCATGAGGTGCGGCACCCGGTCACGGCCTTCGCCTACCGGCTCACGGGCCCCGACGGCGAGGTCCTGACCTACACGGGTGACACCGACAGCTGCGACGGCGTCGAGCGCGCCGCGGCGGGAGCCGACCTGCTGCTGTCGGAGGCGGCGTTCACCGACGGGGTGGACGAGGTGCGTGGCATCCACCTGACCGGGTCGCGGGCGGGAGCGCTCGCCCGGGACGCGGGGGTGCGGCGACTGCTCCTGACGCACCTGCAGCCCTGGGCCGACCCGGAGCGGATCCGCGACGACGCCGCCGCCGTGTACGACGGACCGGTCGCGCTCGCCCGCGCCGGACAGGTTGACCAGGTGCTGGCGCACTCCTGA